From the bacterium genome, the window CAGGCTCTACTGGGGCAAGGTCAAGGACCTCAAGCGCAATGTGCTCTATATCAAGCCGCGCACGCTTCTCATGCTCGACACCGTCGTCCCCGCCGAACGTGATGCGGATGTGACGCTTCTGTACCAGACCGCCCATCTTGAGAACATCACTGCGGGCGAAAATACATCGACCGTGAGCAAGGACGGCAACACGCTCTTCATCAGGCACCTCAATCCGGATAAAGTTCAGGCGGTCGCAGTGGAGACGCCTCACTATCTCTATACGCTCCAGCGCGAGAAACCGCTGGTCAAGGAAGGCATGCTCACCGTGACCGCACGCACCGATCGTGTTCCCCTCGTGATGGCGAACATGCTCACCTCCACAAAAGGCGCGCAGCCCGATATCACCTCCGAAAAGGGCGACGGCTTCATGAAGGGTACGGCAGAAGGAACACCGTTCGTATTCTCGACCCGTCCCGGAATGTACTATGATACCGGCGAATTCCAGACCGACGCCGCTGCGGTCACATGGAAGGGCGATACGGTGTTCGCGGCGCTCTGTACGACCCTGGGGAAAAACGGTCAGCTTCTCCTCAAGTCGGCAGAGCCCATTACATGCGAAGTTTCAGCGGCGGGAGTGAAATACTGCCTGGCGAAGGAAAGCGCGGTGCTTTTCGGCGCCGATGCAAAGCCGCAGACTCTTACGGTCAACGGAACGAAGGTTACAACGATTACCTATGATTCCGCCCGCAAGGGTGTCGAGGTCAGGCTTCCGGCCGGCGAGGGCATGGTGAGCTTTAAATAGGTTTTATGCAACGAATTATATGAATTGAACCAGTGAAATGCATGATACGGGGATGAATTCCTGTGCCCGTGCCGAAAAGTTTATCCGTAACTCCAGATCGAAAGAGCTCCGAAAGAGACTTTTCGTCAACAGCCTGTCCCCGACCTGACTCTTGGGATCGGGGACTGACTGCCGGGTATTTTATCCTTATTTTTGCGAATTATTCAGGTATTATTACGAAGGGAAAGTACGGTCCGGGCTTATAAATAAAGCAGATTACCGGGCAATTGATGGAGAATTTTCTGAAACTGGTAACTAACGATCTCGTACAGGAGTCCTGAGAGATTCTCATTATACCTTTAAAAAAGCGGGGCTGACGGGTATCTCAACGCCGGGCATTTCCAGCGACACGCACTATTTTTTATTGACTCTACTTCTGCTGTAATGCTACGTTGTATGAAAACATCCATATTTTTCCGAATACTTACAGGAGAACACATTATGCGGAGAAGGGCTTTCATTTCAACGGTTCCGTTGATTTCAGGCGCCGGTTTCTTCCCTGCTTCCAGCAGTTCGGCTGAAAACATCGGCAGCCGGACTGTTTCCGTACAGCAACAGGAATATTTCAGGAAAGCACCCACAATCACAGAACCCTCGCGGGAAATCCCGGTTATTGCGTCACCGGATGTTCTTGTTGTCGGCGGCGGCCCGGCAGGTGTTGTTGCGGCCCTTGCGGCAAGCCGTTCGGGAGCCTCCACCGTACTTGTGGAGCGTTATAACCACCTCGGCGGGCTCTGGACCGGGGGACTGGTGCTGCCGCTGTTGTCCACGCATGCATGTGACAAAGACGGTAATTTCAGGCAGGTCATCCACGGTATCGGGGGCGAAATCGCAGGTAAACTTGTTTCGATGGGAATGTCAGTACATGAGGTGAATCCCGTCATCGATCCCGAGGCGGGTAAATATGTTCTCGAAGCCATGATCAAAGAGTCCGGTGTAACCATGCTGTACCACTGCTGGGCATCGAATATCATCGTCGAGAGCGATATTATAACAGCGGTAATTCTCGAATCGAAATCCGGCCGCGTGGCTATCCGGCCCAGGGTGGTAATCGACTGCACGGGGGATGGAGATATCTTTCACCTTGCCGGCGAACAGTACGATTTCATGAAATACAATATCGGGCTGGTTCACCGCCTTGGTAATGTTGACAGGATCGATTCCTCGAAGCCGGGATACAGGAAAATGGATACCGGGAAAGAAACGCCCATAAAAAGTGTGAACTGGGTGAACATGGATGGTGAAAAGGATCAGGACGGCACCGATTTATTCAACCTGTCGCGGCTGCAACAGCAGTATCGCCTTGCGATCTGGGAGCGATCCGAAAAAATCCGTTCGACACCGGGACATGAGGAAGTATTTCTACTGGATACCGCCTCACATCTCGGCGTACGGATGTCCCGTATCCTCCAGGGACGCTACACTCTGACACTGCGGGATTCGATGACATATACGTCATTCAGCGATGTCATCGGTATAATCGGCGCATGGATAACGGTGAACTACAACGGCGACCGGATTTCGCCTCAGAAACGTCCCATGTGGCAGATACCCTACGGTTCGCTCCTTCCGAAAAAGACCGGGAACCTGCTGGTCGCGGGACGTTGTTTCAGCTTCGAGAAGGCGCTCGTCGAGGATGCCCGTATTATCGGGACCTGCATGGTCACCGGACAGGGTGCGGGCGCCGCAGCCGGTGTGGCGGTTCGGGACAACAGCACAGTACAGGATATCGATATAGAGAAGATTCAGGATGTGCTCAAAAAACAGAATGTGTATTTCGGGTGAATTTTCAAGTCCACCAGGCGGCTTGATCCGTCTGTGGCTCAAACTCACCCCTGATCCCACTTCTGGATTAAAAAGAAGGAGATACCCCTCCACTCACATCCCGAAAGGGTACTTTTCATGAATAACCCTTATGACTATATATGGTCGCAACGAAGAATGAAAATGGATTTTCAGATAATTCGGGTAATAGATTTGAGCATAGAATACAGATAGAGCGGTCGGCTGATCAGCTTTCGCTGTCGGAAAAAGCTGGAAGGCTGACCGCTTGATGTTTTCCTGCTCCATTCGGAGGAACAATGAAATCTCGGGCATATTGGTTTTTTTTACCGGTCTTGTTTCTGACAACGTTGTCTCCGCTGCACGCCGATGAAGTTCTTGAGCCCTTTATTTATACCGAGAATTTCGAAACACAGGAACTCGGCGCATGGGCGGCCTATCCCCACTGGGAAGACACGGCGTTCAACGAGTATTTCCGGGTCGACACAATGGTTCCGGGCGATCCGAACTGGTCGATCGAGCAGATGGTGACTCCCTACACCCATGTCGATAACTACGCAGGCGCGCAGAAGCTGCTTGATATGTACCTCACGCCCGGTTCCTCGGTCACTTTCCGTTATTACTTGAAATCGAATCTCCCGTTCGGGTACATCGAGGTGCGTCTTGCCGCGGGAGATGACGGCATGGTTACGTACACGATTCTTAGTCCGTTGCTGAACCGCTGGGAGTGGGTTACAGTGACTTTCGAGAACTTCCTCGAACAGAATCCGCGTCTCGCAGGCCGTGACAGGATAAAGGTCAACGCCCTTGCGGTGCTCGCGAAGCAGCCGTTGGGCGATCCCGCCATGAAGTTCTATTTCGGCCTCGACGACATAACGGTAAGGGGCTCCCGCGCAACGGCATTTCAGTTTGTCGAACCGGCGATGTACAAGCTCGCGGAGTGGAAACCGTACATCGCCCGCAAGCACTACCGCAAGGGAGAGCATTTAACACTGAAAGGCGCATGGCCGTTCGATGCGGACCGTGTCACGCTGACCGTCGCACCGTTCACCGACCGTTCGAAAACCGTTTTTGACGCCGAACTGAAACGGCAGGGCGGGCTGTGGACGATGAAACCGGTGACGCTCTCCTGCGCCGATGGGCTCTACCTCGGCATCATCAGGGCGTACGGCGGGAAATCGCTGCTTTCTGAGACCGAGTTTTCATTTTTAATAGCCCCACAGGATATGGCCGGAAAACACCCCCGTCTCTGGTTCGACAGCAGCTCGTATAAAGCGGTGAAAGCCCGTCTCAACAGCCCGAAATTCAAAAATGTCGCCGATGGCATCAGGACAAACGCGCAAAGCTATCGTGAAAAAAATCCCGTGAGCGGCATCGTTTTCGACATCGACCAGTTTCCCCGCGAGGACTGGCTGGCTTCGCTCGACGGCTGGTTCGACCGTGTCGGTATCTGGCGCTGGGGCATATGGTACAACACCCTCGCCTATGCCTTTTTCGATGACCGTGAGGCGGGCATATACGCTAAAGACCTTCTCGTGGAGCTCTCAAAGTTCTCCTACTGGGTGCATCCGTGGTTCATCAAACGCGGGCAGTTCATTTATTACCCACTCGGCGAGGCGGGAACAGAGTTCGCGATCGGGTACGACTGCCTGTACGGTCTCATGACCGGGGAAGAGCGGGCGCTCGTCCGTCACGGGTTGTGGAAGAACATCGTCCTCGGCTGTCACCGCGGGTATGTGGAGAATAACCTGACCACGAACAACACCTCGAACTGGGTATCGAACATCGCAAGCGGTTCGCTCATCTGCCAGGCGGCGATGTACGGCGACGGCCCCGATGTCGAGCCGCCGGAACCGTATCTGACCGGCGCGCTGTTCAAAGAATACGCCCTTATTCAATGCGGCTTCGGCAGAGATGGCGGTTACGGCGAGCCGAACGGCTACTATTACTTCACGATGGATGGCCTTTCCGAGGCGCTCCCGGCGGTTGAAAACGTCTTCGGAATCGACATGACGCAGAAAATCAACCGCTCGTATACCGAACTTATCTGGGCCGGGCTCGTCAAGAAGAAATATACCTTCTATTACGGAAAATCAAGCGGCGAACTGCGACCGCTCAACAACTGGACATGGCTCCTGCCCAAGTACCGCGATCCGCTCCTCGGGTGGTTCTATAATTTCATGAAGGACGGCGAAACCCTGCGGGACGCCATCTACGATACCGAAAACGTACCCCGCGAGGACCCGTTCGGGCAGAATCCGGTCAGGGTCTTCCGTGACATCGGCACCACCGTCTTCAAGAGCGGGTGGGAACCGGACGATTTCGTGTTCGTCATGCGCACCGGGCCGTTCTACAACCACCAGTTCATGGATCAGGGATCGTTCTGGCTCAGCGACCGGGGGAGCATGTTCATCGAACGCCGCCACGGCAGCACCGAACCGTACCTCGGCGCTGTTCTCTACGAGCCATGGTACATCCAGCCCGTATCACACTCGACCATCCTCATCGACGGTAACCATCAGAGCCAGCGCACCGGCGACACGCTCAATTTTGCGCGGGGCTTTGAAGACTATGCATTCATCAGCCAGTTTCTCGACGGAGCGGATGCATCCTTCGTGTCGGGCGACATCGGCAGGCTCTACTGGGGAAAGGTCAGGGAACTGCGGCGCAATGTCCTCTACCTCAAACCGCGGACGCTTCTCATGCTCGACACCGTCATCCCCGCGGAGAAGGATGTGGATGTGACGCTGCTCTACCAGACGCTCCGGCTCGAAGACATTCACCCCGGCGACCGGATGTCGACTATCACAAAGGATGGTAATATCCTGTATATAAAGCACCTGAATCCCGGAAGCCCCGAAATCAGATCGATCGAAACCCCGCATTACCTCTACACGCTCCTCAGGGAGAAACCGCTCAAACGCGAGGGCATGCTCACCGTAACCGCCCGGACGAAGGGAGTCCCGCTTGTCATGGCGAATATCCTGACCTCCACGGCGGGGCCGGAACCGGAAATCACCGCTTATACGGGCAAGGATTACACCGGGGGCACTGTCAGCGGCATCCCGTATGTCTTTTCGACCCGGCCCGGCGCACGGTATGACACGGGAACGTTCCTGACCGATGCGGCGGCGGTCACATGGAAGGAATCGACGGTGTTTGCGGCGCTCTGCACGACCCTGACGCGGGATAGCCGCCTGCTTGTCCGCTCGGAAAAGCCGGTAACATGCGAACTGTCGGATGGGAGCATGAAATACTGCCTTTCCGCTGACAGCGATGTGGAGATCGGGGTCGATGCGAAACCCCGCTCGATATCGGTCAATGGCAAGCGGATCGATTCGTTCGTGTATGACCGTGAGCAAAAGACCATAAAGCTGAAACTTCAGGCTGGAGAAGGTACGATATCTTTTTGAAACGAAAAATTAATTGAACACAGATTTTTGCGGATTCGTTATACCTTTTGATATTAACGATTGATAATTTCTAAAGATAGTATAAATAATCTATTATATCTCTTTGTGCCTTTGTGGTAAAATATTTTTTAATTGATTTTTCGGATTACATTATCAGATATACGGAGAATACACATGGATGAAGTCACTACGAACAGCATTGCCCTCGAACCGTTCACTTATACGGAGGATTTTGAAAAACGGACACAGGGCGCGTGGGCGTCCTATCCGCTCTGGCAGGATACCGCATACGATCCCAATTTCAGGGTCGGTGAGCTGGTGCCCGGAGACCCCAATATCTCGCTTGTACAGAAAGTGACCCCGTACTCTCCTGTCGATAATTACGCCGGCGCGCAGAAGCTGCTCGATATGTACATGACTCCGGAATCGACGATCACTCTCAGGTATTACCTGAAATCCCATCTCCCGTTCGAGTTTTTCAAGGTACGAATTGCGGCGGGTGTTGATGGCGCAATTGACTGCACCATTGCCAATCCGCCCCTGAACCGGTGGGAATGGGTGACGGTCACGTATGACGATTTCACCCGTGAGAACCCGAAACTCGCCGGAAAGAAAGTTGTGAAGGTCAATGCTCTCGCGGTGCTTGCAAACATGCCTGCCGCCGATCCGGCAATGCCCTTCTATCTGGGGCTCGACGATATAACGTTCAGGGGCGCCCGCGCGGTGGTCTTCAGGTTCGAGGAGCCGGAAACATACAAGCTGCCGGAATGGAAGCCCTATATACCGAAGCGCCACTATCACCGGGGCGATATATTCTCTCTCAGGGGCAATTGGCCGGTCGACGCAGACCGTGCGGAGGCCGTTTTCACCCCGTTCATCGACAGCGCAACCGTGCTGCGTACAGAGAAACTTGAAAAGGACGGCGACCGGTGGACGATGAAACCCCTTCCGCTCGATTGGCCGGACGGGCTCTACAGGGGATTGCTCCGGGCGTTCAGAGAAGATGATATCATCGCCGACACCGAATTCACTCTCCATATCGCACCCGCGAACATGAGCGGGAAACATCCGCGGCTCTGGTTCAACGAAGCACAGAAGCAGGAAATCATCGCCCGCCTCGGGAGCGACCGGTTCAGCGATTTATTCGACCGTCTGCCGCGTGAAGCTGCACGGTACCGTGAGGAAGTACCCCCGGAGAGCCTCGTGTTCGATCTCGACCAGTTTCCCGACGAGGACTGGCTGCCGACATGGAACGCATGGGGATCGCGTCTTTACAGCACCGCCGAGCCGCTGTATCTCAACTCGCTTGTGTATGCTCTGTACGGCGACCGCACGGCGGGAACATACGTCAGGGATGTTCTTCTTGCACTCGCGAAATTCGAAAACTGGACGCACCCGTGGCAGACAAAGCGGGGCCGTTTCACCGAGCACCGTTCCGGATGGTGGGCGCATCGTCTGGCGCTCGCCTACGACCTGACCTTCGATCTCATGGATGAAAGCGAGCGTGCATCGATCCGCAGAGCCCTCATGAACAATATTGTAGAGACGACTCATCGGATGTATGTGGTGGACAACGATGTGACGAGCAATACCTCGAACTGGATTTCTCATGTCGCCGGGGCGTCACTCATGGTACAGGCGGCTGTTTTCGGAGACGGGCCGGACACAGAGGAGATCGAGCCTTATTTCACAGGGGCTGCGCTGAAACTTTATACGTTCATCATGAAGGTCGTCGACCCGGACGGCGCGTGGTGCGAGGGTCTCGGGTACAACAATTACACGTTCCATACGCTGTGTCAGAGCCTTCCTGCGGTCGAGCACGTTTTCAACATCGACATGTCGCAGCCGCTCGAAGGAACATACCGTGAGTATATCTGGGCGGGACCGGTCAGAGAGAGGAATTATTTTTATTTCGGTGATACCGAAGGCTACCTCAACCCGATCACGAACTGGGCATGGCTTCTCGCCAAATACAGGGATCCCCTCCTCGGCTGGCTCTACAACTTCCTCAAGGGGGGAACTCTCGAATCGAACACCAAGGCAAGCATGACGGGGTATATGAACCTCATCAACAAGAAGGACGAGACCTTTATGGATGTGCTCTATGAGACCGGCGATGTGTCCCGGCGCGACCCCTTCGGCGAAAATCCGGTCAGGTGCTTCAGGAATGTCGGCACCACGGTGTTCAAGAGCGGATGGGAGTCCGGTGATTTCATCTTCGTCATGCGCACCGGGCCGTTCTGCAACCACCAGCACATCGATCAAGGTACATTCTGGCTCGCTGATCGCGGAACGGTTTTCATCGGTGAGCGCAGCGGGAGTTCATACTATGATGACCCTCTCTACCAGCCGTGGTACACTCAGCCCGCCGCGCACTCGACCATCCTCATCAACGGCAACCATCAGAGCCAGCGGGTGGGCGATCCCAGGGGATTCGCCGGAGGGTTCGAAGACTATGCGTTCATCCGACATTTCCTCGACGGTGCGAGCGCGGCATTCGTTTCCGGAGATATCGGCAGGCTCTATTGGGGGAAGGTTCGTGAAATGCAGCGCAATGTCCTCTACCTTAAATCGCGGACGCTCCTCATGCTCGATACCGTCATCCCTGTGGAACAGGATGCGGATGTAACACTGCTCTACCAGACACGAAGGCTTGAGGAGATTCATCCCGGCGAAACAATGTCCGCAATCGCTAAAGACGGCAGCGTTCTCCATATCGGGCATATGCACCCGGAACATGTTCACGTTGCCGCGGTCGAGACACCCCATTACCTCTATACACTCCGTGAAGAAAAGCCGCTGAAAAAGGAAGGCATGCTCACCGTAACCGCCCGAACCGAAGGAGCCCCACTCATCATGGCTAATATTCTGACCACAACGGCGGAAGGGGCATCGCCGGATTTCACCATTCATAAGGGCGATGGCTGTTGTACGGGCGCTGCGGGAGAAAAACCGTTTCTGTTCTCGACACGCCCCGGGCGGCGGTATACGGGCGGCGGTTTTTCCACAGATGCTCTGGCGCTGACATGGAGCGGCGGGGTGGTATTCGCCGCGCTCTGTACCCTGCTCGAACGTGATGGACGCCTGCTCGTGGAGTCAGAGGAGCCGATCACCTGCGAGGTTTCACCGGAAGGAATGACATACTGTCTGGCTCACGGATGTACTGTCTTCCTCGGGGTTGATGCAAAACCCTGGATGGTGACCGTTAACGGAGAACAGGTGAAACCGTTATATTATGACAGTAGCCGCGGCGCAGTCAGACTGACGCTGCCTCCCGGAGAAGGCCGGGTAAGCGTGGTAAGATGAATCCGGGCTGCAAAAGGATAATACACCGGATAGCACAGTCTTGCATCATCGCATCATGGGGACAGTATCTTGTTGAAATATCTATAAATACGTTAGATTCACGTGAAAAGAATCATTGTTCATCGAGAACCCGGCAAAAAAGGGGGGATATCATGAAATTCGGATTTTATCTATCATTGATGATGTTTCTCTTCGTCTATGGAGCGGCTTTTGCTCAGAAGACCTTCGAGACGGACACTT encodes:
- a CDS encoding heparinase II/III family protein; amino-acid sequence: MDEVTTNSIALEPFTYTEDFEKRTQGAWASYPLWQDTAYDPNFRVGELVPGDPNISLVQKVTPYSPVDNYAGAQKLLDMYMTPESTITLRYYLKSHLPFEFFKVRIAAGVDGAIDCTIANPPLNRWEWVTVTYDDFTRENPKLAGKKVVKVNALAVLANMPAADPAMPFYLGLDDITFRGARAVVFRFEEPETYKLPEWKPYIPKRHYHRGDIFSLRGNWPVDADRAEAVFTPFIDSATVLRTEKLEKDGDRWTMKPLPLDWPDGLYRGLLRAFREDDIIADTEFTLHIAPANMSGKHPRLWFNEAQKQEIIARLGSDRFSDLFDRLPREAARYREEVPPESLVFDLDQFPDEDWLPTWNAWGSRLYSTAEPLYLNSLVYALYGDRTAGTYVRDVLLALAKFENWTHPWQTKRGRFTEHRSGWWAHRLALAYDLTFDLMDESERASIRRALMNNIVETTHRMYVVDNDVTSNTSNWISHVAGASLMVQAAVFGDGPDTEEIEPYFTGAALKLYTFIMKVVDPDGAWCEGLGYNNYTFHTLCQSLPAVEHVFNIDMSQPLEGTYREYIWAGPVRERNYFYFGDTEGYLNPITNWAWLLAKYRDPLLGWLYNFLKGGTLESNTKASMTGYMNLINKKDETFMDVLYETGDVSRRDPFGENPVRCFRNVGTTVFKSGWESGDFIFVMRTGPFCNHQHIDQGTFWLADRGTVFIGERSGSSYYDDPLYQPWYTQPAAHSTILINGNHQSQRVGDPRGFAGGFEDYAFIRHFLDGASAAFVSGDIGRLYWGKVREMQRNVLYLKSRTLLMLDTVIPVEQDADVTLLYQTRRLEEIHPGETMSAIAKDGSVLHIGHMHPEHVHVAAVETPHYLYTLREEKPLKKEGMLTVTARTEGAPLIMANILTTTAEGASPDFTIHKGDGCCTGAAGEKPFLFSTRPGRRYTGGGFSTDALALTWSGGVVFAALCTLLERDGRLLVESEEPITCEVSPEGMTYCLAHGCTVFLGVDAKPWMVTVNGEQVKPLYYDSSRGAVRLTLPPGEGRVSVVR
- a CDS encoding heparinase II/III-family protein, which translates into the protein MKSRAYWFFLPVLFLTTLSPLHADEVLEPFIYTENFETQELGAWAAYPHWEDTAFNEYFRVDTMVPGDPNWSIEQMVTPYTHVDNYAGAQKLLDMYLTPGSSVTFRYYLKSNLPFGYIEVRLAAGDDGMVTYTILSPLLNRWEWVTVTFENFLEQNPRLAGRDRIKVNALAVLAKQPLGDPAMKFYFGLDDITVRGSRATAFQFVEPAMYKLAEWKPYIARKHYRKGEHLTLKGAWPFDADRVTLTVAPFTDRSKTVFDAELKRQGGLWTMKPVTLSCADGLYLGIIRAYGGKSLLSETEFSFLIAPQDMAGKHPRLWFDSSSYKAVKARLNSPKFKNVADGIRTNAQSYREKNPVSGIVFDIDQFPREDWLASLDGWFDRVGIWRWGIWYNTLAYAFFDDREAGIYAKDLLVELSKFSYWVHPWFIKRGQFIYYPLGEAGTEFAIGYDCLYGLMTGEERALVRHGLWKNIVLGCHRGYVENNLTTNNTSNWVSNIASGSLICQAAMYGDGPDVEPPEPYLTGALFKEYALIQCGFGRDGGYGEPNGYYYFTMDGLSEALPAVENVFGIDMTQKINRSYTELIWAGLVKKKYTFYYGKSSGELRPLNNWTWLLPKYRDPLLGWFYNFMKDGETLRDAIYDTENVPREDPFGQNPVRVFRDIGTTVFKSGWEPDDFVFVMRTGPFYNHQFMDQGSFWLSDRGSMFIERRHGSTEPYLGAVLYEPWYIQPVSHSTILIDGNHQSQRTGDTLNFARGFEDYAFISQFLDGADASFVSGDIGRLYWGKVRELRRNVLYLKPRTLLMLDTVIPAEKDVDVTLLYQTLRLEDIHPGDRMSTITKDGNILYIKHLNPGSPEIRSIETPHYLYTLLREKPLKREGMLTVTARTKGVPLVMANILTSTAGPEPEITAYTGKDYTGGTVSGIPYVFSTRPGARYDTGTFLTDAAAVTWKESTVFAALCTTLTRDSRLLVRSEKPVTCELSDGSMKYCLSADSDVEIGVDAKPRSISVNGKRIDSFVYDREQKTIKLKLQAGEGTISF
- a CDS encoding FAD-dependent oxidoreductase, with protein sequence MRRRAFISTVPLISGAGFFPASSSSAENIGSRTVSVQQQEYFRKAPTITEPSREIPVIASPDVLVVGGGPAGVVAALAASRSGASTVLVERYNHLGGLWTGGLVLPLLSTHACDKDGNFRQVIHGIGGEIAGKLVSMGMSVHEVNPVIDPEAGKYVLEAMIKESGVTMLYHCWASNIIVESDIITAVILESKSGRVAIRPRVVIDCTGDGDIFHLAGEQYDFMKYNIGLVHRLGNVDRIDSSKPGYRKMDTGKETPIKSVNWVNMDGEKDQDGTDLFNLSRLQQQYRLAIWERSEKIRSTPGHEEVFLLDTASHLGVRMSRILQGRYTLTLRDSMTYTSFSDVIGIIGAWITVNYNGDRISPQKRPMWQIPYGSLLPKKTGNLLVAGRCFSFEKALVEDARIIGTCMVTGQGAGAAAGVAVRDNSTVQDIDIEKIQDVLKKQNVYFG